From Elaeis guineensis isolate ETL-2024a chromosome 16, EG11, whole genome shotgun sequence, a single genomic window includes:
- the LOC140854288 gene encoding F-box protein SKIP23-like, which produces MLSDSTRDPDTRRFFSRPDQKMYKIHLPEIHGRLCIGSSEGWLITVDELSELHALNPLTGASLALPSIATFFDVAGVVRDSDGRITDYVIGYDNLGEVPYEVEHMRSYYYLKAILDHSSAAVAVIHGEFNDLSFAHAGDESWTALQPPVPRIFWDIIFRKGLLHAMAISGALVVFDLDAPGSPVVVTCVERPHSQKWEQRGCCFNQKYLVESPDGKDLFQVWRDSRWLPVDGNGWRESILPGDARMTVAFAIFKLDERRNEWSEVKDLGDLALFLGLNHSMALSTREFPELTSSSIYFTDDYIDGYEMNQQVIRDIGVFNLTDGSFQPYDFHSIDSEWNWPPQIWFTPAPFSSKP; this is translated from the coding sequence ATGCTCTCCGATAGCACGAGGGATCCCGACACCCGCCGCTTCTTCAGCCGCCCGGACCAGAAGATGTACAAAATCCACCTCCCGGAGATCCACGGTCGCTTGTGCATCGGATCCTCCGAGGGGTGGCTGATCACCGTCGACGAGCTCTCGGAGCTGCACGCTCTCAATCCGCTCACCGGGGCATCCTTGGCCCTCCCATCCATCGCCACGTTCTTCGATGTCGCCGGTGTCGTCCGTGACTCCGACGGCCGCATCACCGACTATGTCATCGGCTATGATAACCTGGGGGAGGTGCCGTATGAAGTGGAGCACATGCGCTCGTACTACTATTTGAAGGCAATCCTCGACCACTCCTCTGCAGCCGTGGCGGTCATCCACGGAGAATTCAACGATCTGTCATTCGCGCACGCTGGGGACGAGTCATGGACCGCGCTCCAACCACCAGTTCCGCGGATCTTCTGGGACATCATCTTTCGCAAGGGGCTGCTCCACGCTATGGCCATCAGCGGGGCACTCGTAGTTTTCGATCTCGATGCCCCGGGCTCGCCGGTGGTAGTGACATGTGTAGAACGTCCCCATTCGCAAAAGTGGGAGCAGCGGGGCTGCTGCTTCAATCAAAAGTACCTGGTGGAGTCACCGGACGGTAAGGATCTGTTCCAGGTGTGGAGGGACTCGCGGTGGTTACCGGTGGACGGGAATGGCTGGAGGGAGTCCATCCTTCCCGGCGATGCGAGGATGACTGTAGCATTCGCCATCTTCAAGCTCGATGAGAGACGGAATGAGTGGTCCGAGGTCAAAGACTTGGGTGATCTCGCCCTGTTCCTCGGGCTTAACCACTCGATGGCACTGTCCACACGCGAATTCCCCGAGCTTACTAGCAGCAGCATCTATTTCACCGATGACTACATAGATGGGTACGAAATGAATCAGCAAGTCATCCGTGATATCGGAGTGTTCAATTTGACAGATGGAAGTTTCCAGCCCTATGATTTTCACTCGATCGATTCTGAGTGGAATTGGCCGCCACAGATCTGGTTCACGCCTGCTCCTTTCTCAAGCAAGCCATGA